The DNA region AAAGAATTCAGTGGGTTTCCTAATACTGATGATGATTTAGATTGGCCTAGAGCATTTCCGTCATGTTCCAATTCCATAGTTACATCTGCTAAATCCAATGGATTTAAATCTGTGGTAGCAACACTTTTCCCGACCACTAATAAATTAGCCATTGCATCATCCGCCATAAATAATTCTTTACTAAGTTTTCTAAACCAATCTCTAAAACGTGAATCTGGTAATTCAAATGCCGGTAATGCGTCAACCTTGGATAATAGAGTGGTTAAATCGTCACCCGGCAATAAAGTATCATTCACTTTAAAAGCAACTTCAACTTCTAAAAACGGTTTAAATTGTTCGTTCAAAACCACCGTTCCTCCAGATAAAACAAGTTGATTAGCACTTAATTTCCCAAAAATTGGTTGATTATAGTTATATCCCTTTTGTGATTTTTCGCTAGTTAAGCTTACTTTGTAGGCTGCT from Nicoliella spurrieriana includes:
- a CDS encoding 2-keto-4-pentenoate hydratase, whose amino-acid sequence is MSKNNVDEVSNSLVLANEDRHSLAWQPFKAMLNDESDGYSVQELVYNALNGENNKVAAYKVSLTSEKSQKGYNYNQPIFGKLSANQLVLSGGTVVLNEQFKPFLEVEVAFKVNDTLLPGDDLTTLLSKVDALPAFELPDSRFRDWFRKLSKELFMADDAMANLLVVGKSVATTDLNPLDLADVTMELEHDGNALGQSKSSSVLGNPLNSLKWLVEKLDNSGNCLTKGQFVTTGTSKTVDLAKGSWRANFSKGLGFVTLNVK